In Zingiber officinale cultivar Zhangliang chromosome 3B, Zo_v1.1, whole genome shotgun sequence, a single window of DNA contains:
- the LOC122056005 gene encoding uncharacterized protein LOC122056005 gives MMSRPVVLVFLLVILIITSQFEWKQQLTNEIETGSIFSPRQPQVSNREEVIKEKVSS, from the coding sequence ATGATGTCAAGACCTGTGGTTCTTGTTTTTCTGCTGGTGATACTAATAATCACATCACAGTTTGAATGGAAACAGCAACTCACGAATGAAATAGAAACTGGTTCAATCTTCTCCCCAAGGCAGCCCCAGGTTTCAAATAGAGAAGAAGTTATTAAGGAAAAGGTTAGTTCGTAG
- the LOC122056006 gene encoding NADH dehydrogenase [ubiquinone] 1 alpha subcomplex subunit 2-like isoform X2 has translation MAWRAQLSRNLKELRFLFCQTSPASAQTREFLHKSYKDLKTLNPKLPILIRECRGVEPQLWARYGHVDTKCKRH, from the exons ATGGCGTGGAGAGCTCAATTGTCTCGCAATCTGAAGGAGCTTCGTTTCCTTTTCTGCCAGACTTCGCCGGCCAGTGCTCAGACTCG GGAATTTCTGCACAAGAGCTACAAGGATCTGAAGACGCTGAACCCTAAACTCCCCATCTTGATCCGCGAATGCAGGGGAGTTGAACCTCAACTTTGGGCGAGATACG GGCATGTTGACACAAAATGCAAGAGGCATTGA
- the LOC122056006 gene encoding NADH dehydrogenase [ubiquinone] 1 alpha subcomplex subunit 2-like isoform X1: MAWRAQLSRNLKELRFLFCQTSPASAQTREFLHKSYKDLKTLNPKLPILIRECRGVEPQLWARYDVGVERCVNLDGLTEAQINNKLEELGKA; this comes from the exons ATGGCGTGGAGAGCTCAATTGTCTCGCAATCTGAAGGAGCTTCGTTTCCTTTTCTGCCAGACTTCGCCGGCCAGTGCTCAGACTCG GGAATTTCTGCACAAGAGCTACAAGGATCTGAAGACGCTGAACCCTAAACTCCCCATCTTGATCCGCGAATGCAGGGGAGTTGAACCTCAACTTTGGGCGAGATACG ATGTGGGTGTTGAGAGATGTGTTAACTTGGATGGTCTGACGGAAGCTCAAATTAACAATAAACTAGAGGAACTTGGTAAAGCTTGA